In a single window of the Phycisphaerae bacterium genome:
- a CDS encoding type II secretion system protein gives MKDKKSAHRNGVCRSVAFTLVELLSVLGIIAILVALLIPALTMVRDMAKETQQKAQIATIEMALTAFKHDYGDYPPSHGTFGSSIDYYYPGAQTLAEALVGWDLLGFHFSNPKSSWDSVGTAYPQPPTEDDLKNNRRGPYLELATANAFRLNNLFTGISSNYNSDAFVICDVFGKKPVKVGGKTVMAGAPILYYKANTSSKTIDYTSPILRTELIYNYLDNRSFIYDFIPASPLYDTQFFYDYIRDPKVTTAVWPFRPESYLLISAGSDGLYGTRDDICNFDPNFPPE, from the coding sequence GTGAAAGATAAAAAATCAGCTCATCGGAACGGAGTCTGCCGAAGCGTGGCTTTTACGCTGGTGGAGTTATTATCGGTTCTGGGGATAATTGCCATATTGGTTGCGCTGCTTATTCCTGCTCTGACTATGGTGCGTGACATGGCAAAAGAAACACAGCAGAAGGCCCAGATTGCCACCATCGAGATGGCTCTGACGGCGTTTAAGCATGATTACGGCGATTATCCGCCGTCACACGGCACATTTGGTAGTAGTATAGACTATTATTACCCCGGAGCTCAGACTCTTGCCGAAGCCCTTGTGGGCTGGGACCTGTTGGGGTTTCATTTTAGCAACCCAAAGTCAAGCTGGGATTCAGTAGGAACTGCATATCCGCAGCCACCGACTGAGGATGATTTGAAAAATAACAGGAGAGGGCCTTATCTGGAGCTTGCAACCGCTAACGCGTTTCGTCTGAATAATCTATTTACTGGTATTTCTTCAAATTATAATTCAGATGCTTTTGTGATTTGTGATGTATTCGGCAAAAAGCCGGTAAAAGTCGGCGGAAAGACTGTTATGGCAGGGGCCCCAATCCTTTATTACAAGGCGAATACCTCCAGTAAAACAATAGACTATACTAGTCCTATACTGCGCACAGAGCTAATATACAATTACTTAGACAATCGCTCTTTTATTTATGATTTTATTCCAGCGAGTCCACTTTATGACACTCAATTTTTCTATGATTATATCAGAGACCCGAAGGTAACAACGGCAGTTTGGCCCTTCAGGCCTGAATCGTACCTGCTGATTTCAGCAGGGTCAGACGGCCTGTATGGGACGAGAGATGATATTTGTAATTTTGACCCTAATTTCCCCCCCGAATAA
- a CDS encoding type II secretion system protein — MKRRRNKTGVTLVEILVVVAVIAILISMVIGIAARIDTQGKEQLTKNTLALLDAALGEFGDYEYSYTDYPSFAGLKYPPDCNNFDTSDFATELGWTIGGPGTHDANYSGSEVMYFFLSKVPESRTILDKIDTKLVTNLDIDGDPIEITVGSGPGAKVYELFRVIDPWGESLRYSYYDNTLENTTSEPRRVPLGPGPKTFPIVTSAGADKTFGTDDDIESE; from the coding sequence ATGAAAAGAAGACGAAACAAAACCGGCGTTACGCTTGTCGAGATACTGGTTGTCGTGGCGGTAATTGCGATATTAATCTCAATGGTAATCGGTATCGCCGCCCGCATCGACACTCAGGGTAAGGAACAGCTTACAAAAAATACTTTGGCGCTGCTTGATGCCGCTTTGGGGGAATTTGGCGATTACGAGTATAGCTACACAGACTACCCAAGTTTCGCTGGGCTTAAGTACCCGCCGGACTGCAATAATTTCGATACGAGCGACTTCGCAACAGAGTTAGGATGGACAATTGGCGGCCCAGGTACGCACGATGCCAACTATTCGGGAAGCGAGGTGATGTATTTCTTTCTGAGCAAGGTCCCCGAAAGCAGAACGATACTGGATAAAATCGACACGAAACTGGTAACTAATCTGGATATCGACGGAGACCCTATAGAAATTACCGTCGGCTCCGGCCCAGGCGCCAAAGTATATGAGCTGTTTAGAGTAATCGACCCCTGGGGTGAGTCCCTGCGGTATAGCTACTACGATAATACCCTGGAAAATACCACAAGCGAGCCAAGGCGTGTTCCACTGGGACCAGGACCGAAGACTTTCCCTATAGTTACCTCGGCCGGGGCGGACAAAACTTTCGGCACTGATGATGATATAGAAAGTGAGTAG
- a CDS encoding four helix bundle protein, with protein MSFRFEELVVYQKTLDFVDKIYSLTKDYPRDEMFGLTSQLRRAAVSISLNIAEGSARTKKDFGRFIDMARGSIFECVAILKLSVRQNYMNQLKFEELEKDLVEISKMLSGLKRKLS; from the coding sequence ATGAGTTTTAGATTTGAAGAATTGGTGGTTTATCAAAAAACTCTGGATTTTGTTGACAAGATTTATTCGTTAACTAAAGACTACCCTCGCGATGAGATGTTTGGCTTGACGAGTCAGTTGCGAAGGGCTGCTGTTTCGATTTCTTTGAATATTGCCGAAGGTTCTGCCCGGACCAAAAAGGATTTTGGCAGGTTTATCGATATGGCAAGAGGTTCAATTTTTGAATGTGTTGCTATATTAAAACTCTCTGTGAGGCAGAATTATATGAACCAGTTGAAATTTGAGGAGTTAGAAAAAGACCTGGTTGAGATATCAAAAATGTTAAGTGGTTTAAAGCGTAAATTGTCTTAA
- a CDS encoding prepilin-type N-terminal cleavage/methylation domain-containing protein → MNYKLSNSGFSLTEVLIAVGILAVGMVFVAGVFPAGIYLTTIATERTIAAVAADEAFAKIRIYAVGDLLDATDNVDITTLPTNSLTDFNDSTIFHATSGITADEFQYPSVDTNEPNQYCWSALCRRVAPDPNQLVQVIVFVSRKTGGNLKYPDPSDPLNSMIYIDWPRPVMVGVTGTAGGNELTIDSGYETFINDGYTVVDDATGRIYRVLERYKPPDDDTILLDMNWDGTSGAGFVWVVPPPVGGGRRPCITVYQKLIIF, encoded by the coding sequence ATGAACTACAAACTAAGTAATTCCGGTTTTTCTCTTACTGAGGTGCTGATAGCAGTGGGGATACTGGCTGTCGGAATGGTTTTTGTGGCCGGCGTTTTTCCAGCGGGTATTTATTTAACGACAATCGCCACTGAAAGGACCATTGCTGCGGTGGCTGCTGACGAGGCCTTTGCAAAAATAAGAATATACGCCGTAGGCGACCTTCTCGATGCAACTGATAATGTTGACATCACCACATTGCCAACAAACTCGCTAACGGACTTCAATGATTCCACCATATTTCATGCAACATCAGGAATTACGGCTGACGAATTTCAATATCCTTCGGTCGATACGAACGAACCGAACCAGTACTGCTGGTCGGCTTTGTGTAGGCGGGTAGCGCCTGACCCTAATCAGCTCGTGCAGGTAATAGTCTTTGTGAGCAGGAAGACAGGCGGGAACCTGAAGTATCCGGACCCGAGCGATCCGCTCAACAGCATGATCTATATCGATTGGCCGAGGCCGGTCATGGTCGGTGTAACGGGGACTGCCGGCGGTAACGAGCTGACAATCGACTCCGGCTATGAAACATTTATCAACGACGGCTATACGGTAGTCGATGACGCGACCGGCCGGATTTATCGCGTCCTCGAGCGTTATAAACCGCCCGATGACGACACAATTCTGCTTGACATGAATTGGGATGGGACGTCTGGAGCTGGATTTGTTTGGGTGGTCCCGCCGCCGGTCGGAGGCGGCAGACGCCCCTGCATAACGGTGTATCAGAAATTAATAATTTTTTGA
- a CDS encoding prepilin-type N-terminal cleavage/methylation domain-containing protein gives MKKAFTLIEVVVAVALLAVVFVFAGMIFRVGIESYRIAGANAEIMQKLRAITDQLNADFRGAISPPGGMIHFVYPVGYLDPNSISYIDNKFTYTAADMANIKGVRSDSIVFFATGDFQSTRQYAYAGSTSDKTVIGNVACIFYALANVPTYSLEEKPDPKKKILMRRQTIIIPDPNWVPLDINDLGEYCNAQSLADLIADFDANTLTDDKNLDPNNPDDVVNYMAKGVDDFTIQYVGTESPPDLSKNFNDWRPNNSDVIAGWAGEALIPIAFKFTFTLYDSKAIIKEGRKFTHIVYVGN, from the coding sequence ATGAAAAAGGCTTTTACTCTAATTGAGGTTGTAGTCGCTGTTGCGCTCCTGGCGGTAGTGTTTGTCTTTGCAGGCATGATTTTCAGGGTCGGCATAGAATCCTACCGCATCGCCGGCGCAAATGCGGAAATTATGCAGAAACTGCGTGCCATCACCGACCAGCTTAACGCCGACTTCAGGGGCGCAATATCACCCCCGGGAGGAATGATACATTTTGTTTATCCCGTTGGTTATCTCGACCCAAACAGCATATCCTACATTGATAATAAATTTACTTATACCGCTGCTGATATGGCTAATATTAAAGGTGTGAGGTCAGATAGTATCGTGTTTTTTGCAACCGGGGATTTTCAATCTACCCGTCAATATGCTTACGCCGGTTCAACTTCAGACAAAACTGTAATAGGTAATGTCGCGTGTATATTTTACGCTCTTGCAAACGTACCCACGTATAGTCTGGAGGAGAAACCTGACCCCAAAAAAAAGATATTGATGAGAAGACAAACAATAATAATCCCGGATCCAAACTGGGTTCCGTTAGATATAAATGATTTGGGTGAATATTGTAATGCACAGTCTTTGGCTGATTTAATTGCAGATTTTGATGCTAATACCCTGACGGACGACAAGAATTTGGACCCTAATAACCCGGATGATGTAGTAAACTATATGGCTAAAGGAGTGGACGATTTCACGATACAATATGTTGGGACTGAGTCGCCTCCGGACCTTTCTAAAAATTTTAATGACTGGCGGCCGAACAATAGCGATGTTATCGCCGGCTGGGCTGGGGAAGCATTAATTCCAATAGCCTTTAAGTTTACCTTTACGTTATACGATTCCAAGGCGATTATAAAAGAAGGCAGGAAATTTACCCATATCGTCTATGTAGGAAATTAA
- a CDS encoding inositol monophosphatase has protein sequence MVLEQRDLSRMLETGVAAARLAGQRAMEELSSIKVSIKNNSELVTQADAQCQQIIIDKIKESYPNHGFIAEEGDTGRIFKQPPRGTDSFWWVIDPIDGTNNYAHQMLLFTVSIAVMHKGESVAGAIFEPATNSMFTAVKGGQAQMNGKQINAGEEEMNVYSSVGLDSHFDDGVPDWACKIMQKTRFRNIGTTALQLAYVAKGGLVATIAQYQKLWDIAAGILIAEVAGAAVSDWQGGKIFPVDLDGYEGQKFYTIAANKKVHAELLQLLKSKV, from the coding sequence ATGGTATTAGAACAGAGAGATTTAAGCAGGATGCTGGAAACCGGTGTTGCAGCAGCGCGCCTGGCTGGGCAGCGGGCGATGGAAGAACTCAGCTCTATCAAAGTTTCGATAAAAAACAACAGCGAATTGGTAACCCAGGCTGACGCTCAATGCCAGCAGATAATCATCGATAAGATTAAGGAAAGTTACCCGAACCACGGCTTTATCGCTGAAGAAGGCGACACAGGCAGGATATTCAAGCAGCCGCCGCGAGGGACAGATTCTTTCTGGTGGGTCATCGACCCGATAGACGGAACCAATAATTACGCCCACCAAATGCTTCTGTTTACCGTCAGCATTGCAGTAATGCACAAAGGCGAGTCGGTTGCGGGTGCGATTTTTGAGCCGGCGACAAATTCGATGTTCACGGCAGTTAAAGGCGGCCAGGCGCAGATGAACGGTAAGCAAATAAACGCCGGCGAAGAGGAAATGAATGTCTATTCGAGCGTCGGGCTGGACAGTCATTTTGATGACGGCGTGCCGGACTGGGCATGCAAAATTATGCAGAAAACGAGATTTCGCAACATCGGCACAACGGCCCTGCAGCTTGCTTACGTCGCAAAAGGAGGGCTCGTCGCTACAATTGCCCAGTACCAAAAGTTGTGGGACATAGCAGCCGGGATTCTGATTGCCGAAGTCGCGGGGGCTGCTGTGAGCGACTGGCAGGGTGGAAAAATCTTTCCCGTTGATTTAGACGGCTACGAGGGTCAGAAATTCTACACGATAGCAGCGAACAAAAAAGTACACGCTGAATTGCTGCAGCTTCTAAAATCAAAAGTTTAG
- a CDS encoding DUF2752 domain-containing protein, with protein sequence MSQQISKPKIFYRALSHQRLGAGFIFLALVAFFGLFALTGHYKISLWPYPCGFQQRYNLPCPTCGVTTSVKAFAQGRILESFYIQPAAAFLCCVLTISAFLALFIAVSGIYFSFLNRFFDKTKIKYAVLALIIIVAVGWAVTLARALAANSQG encoded by the coding sequence GTGAGCCAACAGATAAGTAAACCGAAAATCTTTTACCGTGCATTGTCTCACCAGCGCCTCGGCGCCGGATTTATTTTCTTGGCGCTGGTTGCTTTTTTTGGCCTGTTTGCGTTGACGGGGCACTACAAAATTTCGCTGTGGCCTTATCCCTGCGGTTTCCAGCAAAGATATAACCTGCCATGTCCGACTTGTGGGGTAACCACTTCGGTAAAGGCCTTCGCTCAGGGCAGAATTCTGGAGTCGTTTTACATCCAGCCGGCCGCCGCGTTTTTATGCTGTGTACTGACAATTTCAGCGTTTTTGGCTTTGTTTATAGCTGTTTCTGGAATATACTTCAGTTTTCTTAATCGTTTTTTCGATAAGACTAAAATAAAATACGCAGTTTTAGCCCTGATAATTATTGTCGCTGTCGGCTGGGCGGTAACATTAGCTCGGGCACTGGCGGCAAACAGTCAGGGATGA
- a CDS encoding right-handed parallel beta-helix repeat-containing protein: protein MSFGRMNKKTLYHVVYVFICIMLGTLPAAAQPSGGPYGPIKQKYDLPKVDGKIYYVAPDGKAEETGETLEKPTTIEAAIERVVSGDAIVMRGGIYRTGELVLNQGITIQPYEDELPIFKGTFVAKEWENLHNGLWCTSWDRLFPEKPLDWWKRKRHGKGTPLDRFNNDMVFVDGKFLQSVGWEGNIDANSYTIDYEAKVVYIGVEPNDHTIEITAFNGGLTRTTKECHGKKSDGKGPVIRGITFTQYARLAMEVAGTEPEALSAESNHGKEVTGTTLENCEISFCSRVAAYLRGDGLTIRHCKVSDTSTEGIYIIASSDVLLEKNIFTRNNIENITGYFPAAVKIFNQSYRVTCRDNLIIDLPNSNGIWYDVGEVDGVFVDNWVEGVGKVEGRVMGERWYPSDSGFFFEISKGVIVAGNVFVNCDQGIRVLNSCDAQVYNNTLVNSTVFFGRTSRGIAETTYGWDHPSTGPAVDERDGHVFVNNLMTADENHRGPLLVFWQPANLCERFNKPQVNQLDYNVYVRASDKVEPLILWSPAADVNCQTKLGSPEGMQKLHAEFSAHSKYFPGYSGSLFKGPELGNYQLLKGFPGAMTATSLPAEIEKLLGRGKDSQFTGAYPPQ from the coding sequence ATGTCGTTTGGCCGTATGAATAAGAAAACCCTGTATCACGTCGTCTATGTCTTTATCTGCATAATGCTTGGTACGCTGCCTGCGGCGGCGCAGCCATCGGGCGGGCCTTATGGGCCGATTAAGCAGAAATACGATTTGCCTAAGGTTGATGGGAAGATTTACTACGTGGCTCCGGACGGCAAGGCGGAGGAAACAGGGGAAACGCTCGAGAAGCCGACGACAATAGAAGCTGCGATAGAGCGGGTAGTAAGCGGCGACGCAATCGTGATGCGCGGCGGGATTTACCGCACGGGGGAACTGGTACTGAACCAGGGAATCACTATACAGCCATACGAGGATGAGCTGCCGATTTTTAAGGGCACATTTGTTGCGAAGGAGTGGGAGAATCTGCACAACGGATTATGGTGTACATCATGGGACAGATTATTTCCCGAGAAGCCATTAGACTGGTGGAAGCGGAAGCGGCATGGGAAGGGGACACCGCTGGATCGTTTTAATAATGATATGGTGTTCGTGGACGGGAAGTTTCTGCAATCGGTCGGCTGGGAAGGCAATATTGACGCGAATTCCTACACAATCGATTATGAAGCGAAGGTGGTTTATATAGGGGTTGAACCAAACGACCACACGATAGAAATAACCGCCTTTAACGGCGGACTTACGCGGACAACGAAGGAATGTCACGGTAAGAAATCGGACGGCAAAGGGCCTGTGATTCGGGGAATCACTTTTACCCAGTATGCGCGGCTGGCGATGGAAGTTGCGGGGACGGAGCCGGAAGCCTTGTCCGCTGAGAGCAATCACGGCAAGGAAGTGACCGGGACGACTTTGGAGAATTGCGAGATTAGTTTCTGTTCGAGAGTGGCCGCTTATTTGCGCGGAGATGGTTTGACGATTCGGCATTGTAAAGTGAGCGATACAAGCACGGAAGGCATTTATATTATCGCCTCGTCGGATGTTTTGCTGGAGAAAAACATTTTCACACGGAACAATATCGAGAACATCACGGGATATTTTCCTGCGGCGGTGAAGATATTTAATCAGAGTTACCGCGTTACGTGCAGGGACAATTTGATTATCGACCTTCCGAATTCGAACGGTATCTGGTATGACGTGGGCGAGGTTGACGGCGTGTTCGTGGACAACTGGGTCGAGGGTGTAGGCAAAGTCGAAGGGCGGGTCATGGGTGAACGGTGGTATCCGAGCGACAGCGGATTTTTCTTTGAAATATCAAAGGGAGTAATTGTCGCCGGCAACGTGTTCGTCAACTGCGACCAGGGCATTCGCGTGCTCAACAGCTGCGATGCTCAAGTTTACAATAACACATTGGTGAACAGCACGGTATTCTTCGGGCGCACCTCAAGGGGTATAGCTGAGACCACTTACGGATGGGACCATCCGAGCACCGGGCCTGCTGTCGACGAAAGGGACGGACACGTATTTGTTAATAACCTTATGACGGCGGATGAGAATCATCGCGGACCGCTTTTGGTTTTCTGGCAGCCTGCGAACTTGTGCGAACGGTTTAATAAGCCACAGGTGAATCAGCTGGATTATAATGTTTATGTTCGGGCGAGTGACAAGGTTGAGCCGCTGATTTTGTGGAGTCCGGCGGCGGACGTTAATTGCCAGACGAAACTTGGTTCGCCGGAGGGTATGCAGAAGCTGCATGCGGAATTTTCGGCCCACAGCAAGTATTTCCCTGGTTACAGCGGTTCGTTATTCAAGGGTCCCGAACTGGGTAATTACCAATTATTAAAGGGATTTCCCGGGGCTATGACGGCGACCAGTCTTCCGGCTGAAATCGAGAAGCTTCTCGGCCGAGGCAAAGATTCGCAGTTTACCGGAGCGTATCCTCCTCAGTAA
- the serA gene encoding phosphoglycerate dehydrogenase — protein MIKVLITDKLAQEGIDLLNSKDGVEAVVKLKISEDELAKIIGEYDGLIVRSDTKVTAKVLANPGKLKGVARAGVGIDNIDVPAATRKGVLVMNTPGGNTLSAAEHTMALMLAMSRNVVPACNSLKSEAWDRKKYMGNQLNGKVLGVIGLGRIGMAVARMAKGFNMKILGYDPLAAPPDAEKTGVEVVGKLEKIFKEADYITVHVPKNEQTLNMIGAEQIKMMKPTVRLVNCARGGIINEDAAYNALAEKRIAGVALDVFPKEPPESFRFKDYENCLVTPHLGASTEEAQVEVAVEAAEILVEAIKGGAVRNAVNAPSAAGAMPQIVSQYAELARRIGTLMSAITTSPIKKVGVQYRGTIAEAAIEPVTLGFLIGLLQRHFDMPLNMVNVGVLAKERGISIDETKNTEAKDVAASFSAKIVTDKVTRTVTGSVFGGKLLRITELDGFNIEMTPQGPVMVIFNDDKPGVIGAVGTVCGKYKINICTMGVGQKPEERKAVLAVSLDKEPDAKAVEELGKLDFVNEIYVCKL, from the coding sequence ATGATTAAGGTTCTAATTACGGACAAACTTGCACAGGAAGGAATTGATTTACTAAATTCCAAAGACGGCGTCGAGGCCGTTGTGAAACTTAAGATAAGCGAAGACGAACTTGCCAAGATTATCGGCGAATACGACGGCTTGATAGTCCGCAGCGATACAAAAGTTACCGCCAAGGTGCTGGCCAACCCGGGGAAACTGAAGGGTGTTGCCAGGGCGGGAGTTGGCATAGATAACATCGACGTTCCGGCGGCGACGAGGAAAGGCGTTCTCGTTATGAATACTCCCGGCGGCAATACGCTAAGCGCAGCGGAACATACGATGGCATTGATGCTCGCAATGAGCAGAAACGTCGTTCCCGCGTGCAACAGCCTGAAGAGCGAGGCATGGGACAGAAAAAAATATATGGGTAACCAGCTCAACGGCAAGGTGCTCGGCGTTATAGGGCTGGGCAGAATCGGCATGGCTGTGGCGAGAATGGCCAAAGGATTTAATATGAAGATTCTCGGCTATGACCCGCTGGCAGCTCCGCCGGATGCGGAGAAAACCGGAGTCGAAGTAGTTGGCAAGCTCGAAAAGATATTTAAGGAAGCGGACTATATTACCGTTCACGTTCCGAAGAACGAGCAAACGCTGAATATGATTGGCGCCGAGCAAATCAAGATGATGAAGCCAACCGTTCGGCTGGTTAACTGCGCCAGAGGCGGGATAATTAACGAAGATGCGGCTTACAATGCACTTGCGGAGAAGCGAATAGCCGGGGTTGCGTTGGACGTTTTTCCGAAAGAGCCGCCTGAGAGTTTCCGTTTCAAAGATTATGAAAACTGTCTTGTTACGCCGCACCTTGGCGCCAGCACAGAGGAGGCGCAGGTGGAGGTCGCCGTCGAAGCGGCGGAGATTCTTGTCGAGGCCATCAAGGGCGGGGCGGTCAGAAACGCAGTGAACGCACCATCTGCGGCAGGGGCTATGCCTCAGATTGTGAGCCAGTATGCAGAGCTTGCCCGGCGGATAGGCACGCTTATGAGCGCTATAACGACGAGCCCTATCAAGAAGGTCGGAGTTCAATATCGCGGCACAATTGCGGAAGCAGCTATCGAACCGGTTACACTTGGCTTTTTAATCGGCTTGCTGCAGCGGCATTTCGATATGCCTTTGAATATGGTCAATGTCGGTGTCCTTGCAAAAGAGCGCGGCATAAGCATCGACGAGACGAAGAATACGGAGGCAAAGGATGTCGCGGCAAGTTTCAGCGCCAAAATCGTTACCGATAAAGTTACACGGACCGTAACGGGTTCTGTGTTCGGAGGGAAACTGCTGCGGATAACCGAGCTTGACGGATTCAATATAGAGATGACGCCGCAGGGGCCTGTAATGGTCATCTTTAACGACGACAAGCCGGGCGTTATTGGGGCAGTGGGGACTGTTTGCGGCAAGTATAAAATCAATATATGCACGATGGGTGTCGGTCAGAAGCCAGAGGAACGAAAAGCCGTTCTTGCCGTAAGTCTCGACAAAGAACCCGACGCAAAAGCTGTTGAAGAGCTCGGCAAACTTGATTTTGTGAACGAAATTTACGTTTGCAAGTTATAG